Proteins encoded together in one Microbacterium sp. zg-Y625 window:
- a CDS encoding Gfo/Idh/MocA family protein codes for MTDATPPPLRTAIIGTGGIAHAHAQAVTDLAPRIVLAAVVDLDADRAGEFAERFGAAAVYPDADALLASEQLDLVHICTPPQTHVPLAIAALRAGVPALIEKPTALSLAEMDELVAVSRETKVPALTVYQHRFGGGAQRLMRLVADGTLGRPLVATCETLWHRGPGYFDLPWRGRWEIEGGGPTMGHGIHQFDLLLAVLGPWSRLTAFAARQQLPTDTEDVSMALVEFDNGALATVVNSIVSPRETSRLRFDFAHATVELEHLYGYTDADWTFTPAPGHEHLAELWESAPEGSASGHRAQIAAIVDALAAGATPGVDADDARRTLEFAAATYASAFRGVPVRAGEIAGDDPFLQSMAGGAVPWPPVKPAMETTR; via the coding sequence ATGACGGATGCCACACCCCCACCCCTGCGGACGGCGATCATCGGAACGGGGGGCATCGCGCACGCGCACGCGCAGGCGGTGACCGACCTGGCGCCGCGCATCGTGCTCGCCGCCGTCGTCGACCTCGACGCCGACCGGGCGGGGGAGTTCGCCGAGCGCTTCGGAGCCGCCGCGGTCTACCCGGACGCCGACGCTCTGCTCGCATCCGAGCAGCTCGACCTCGTGCACATCTGCACCCCGCCGCAGACGCACGTGCCGCTGGCGATCGCGGCGCTACGCGCCGGCGTGCCGGCGCTCATCGAGAAACCGACGGCACTGAGCCTCGCCGAGATGGACGAGCTGGTCGCGGTCTCGCGCGAGACGAAGGTGCCGGCGCTCACGGTGTACCAGCACCGCTTCGGCGGGGGCGCGCAGCGCCTGATGCGCCTCGTCGCAGACGGCACGCTCGGCCGCCCGCTCGTCGCGACGTGCGAGACGCTGTGGCACCGGGGCCCCGGGTACTTCGATCTCCCCTGGCGCGGCCGCTGGGAGATCGAGGGCGGTGGGCCGACGATGGGTCACGGCATCCACCAGTTCGACCTGCTGCTGGCCGTACTCGGCCCCTGGTCGCGCCTCACCGCGTTCGCCGCCCGCCAGCAGCTGCCCACCGACACCGAGGACGTGTCGATGGCGCTCGTCGAGTTCGACAACGGCGCGCTCGCGACGGTGGTCAACTCCATCGTCTCGCCGCGGGAGACGTCGCGGCTGCGGTTCGACTTCGCACACGCCACCGTCGAGCTGGAGCACCTGTACGGCTACACCGACGCCGACTGGACCTTCACCCCCGCCCCCGGGCACGAGCACCTCGCCGAGCTGTGGGAGAGCGCGCCCGAGGGCAGCGCCAGCGGCCACCGGGCGCAGATCGCCGCGATCGTCGACGCGCTCGCCGCCGGGGCGACGCCCGGGGTGGACGCCGACGATGCCCGCCGCACCCTCGAGTTCGCCGCCGCCACGTACGCATCGGCCTTCCGCGGGGTGCCGGTGCGTGCCGGCGAGATCGCCGGCGACGACCCGTTCCTGCAGTCCATGGCCGGCGGCGCCGTGCCGTGGCCGCCCGTCAAGCCCGCGATGGAGACCACCCGATGA
- a CDS encoding ABC transporter ATP-binding protein yields MPRKPLSSSLDLIDGAHPARSVLRLLARRPGRIALAVSAFAVKEIPMWFLPVITAAIIDIVAGGGEVTAVLWWFALAVVLLLQNYPNHILYTRSFMTVVRDTGADLRNALAARLQSLSIGYHTRMSAAIVQTKVVRDVENVELMLQQVTHPLLSATMVMIGALSMTAIAVPQFLPVYALAVPIAIGIRWGMRNRSRTRNEVFRREVETLSARVGEMASLIPVTRAHGLEETAVTRVSSGAEGVRRAGLHLDMLNGHVASISWVAMQLLGVGCLVLAAVFSLTGILPISPGEVVLLSTYFTLLTQGLTQLLMLIPVGARGLESVRSIAEVLQEPDLEQNEGKRAVSAVTGDIVLERASHRYSGADDDALHDIDLHIPAGRTFAFVGSSGSGKSTLLNMVLGFLRPTTGRILLDGADMQQLDLRTVRRSVSVVPQESVLFEGTIRENIAYGLPDVSDERIEQALRDANAWEFVSAQPRGWDAVVGERGARLSGGQRQRLAIARALVRDPRILLLDEATSALDPESEELVKEALGRLMRGRTTLVVAHRLSTVRMADRIVVLEQGRIVEQGTHDDLLAADGRYARLHMTQTGLA; encoded by the coding sequence GCCGCCATCATCGACATCGTCGCGGGCGGGGGCGAGGTCACCGCGGTGCTCTGGTGGTTCGCGCTGGCGGTGGTGCTGCTGCTGCAGAACTACCCGAACCACATCCTCTACACGCGCAGTTTCATGACGGTCGTCCGCGACACCGGCGCGGACCTGCGCAACGCCCTCGCGGCGCGCCTGCAGAGCCTGTCGATCGGCTACCACACGCGCATGAGCGCCGCGATCGTGCAGACCAAGGTGGTGCGCGACGTCGAGAACGTCGAGCTGATGCTGCAGCAGGTGACCCATCCGCTGCTGTCGGCCACGATGGTCATGATCGGCGCACTGTCGATGACGGCGATCGCCGTGCCCCAGTTCCTTCCGGTCTATGCGCTCGCGGTGCCGATCGCCATCGGCATCCGCTGGGGCATGCGCAACCGCTCCCGCACTCGCAACGAGGTCTTCCGCCGCGAGGTCGAGACGCTGTCGGCACGGGTCGGCGAGATGGCCTCACTCATCCCCGTCACCCGCGCGCACGGCCTGGAGGAAACCGCCGTCACCCGCGTCAGCTCCGGCGCCGAGGGGGTGCGTCGCGCGGGCCTGCACCTCGACATGCTCAACGGCCACGTCGCCTCGATCTCGTGGGTGGCCATGCAGCTGCTCGGGGTCGGATGCCTCGTGCTCGCGGCGGTGTTCTCGCTCACCGGCATCCTTCCCATCTCGCCGGGCGAAGTCGTGCTGCTCTCGACGTACTTCACGCTGCTCACCCAAGGGCTCACCCAGCTGCTGATGCTGATCCCCGTGGGAGCCCGAGGCCTCGAGTCGGTGCGCTCCATCGCCGAGGTGCTGCAGGAGCCCGACCTCGAGCAGAACGAGGGCAAGCGGGCCGTGTCGGCCGTGACGGGCGACATCGTGCTCGAACGCGCCTCGCACCGCTACTCCGGCGCCGACGACGACGCCCTGCACGACATCGACCTGCACATCCCCGCCGGTCGCACGTTCGCCTTCGTCGGATCCTCCGGGTCGGGCAAGTCCACGCTGCTGAACATGGTGCTGGGCTTCCTGCGGCCGACGACGGGGCGCATCCTGCTCGACGGCGCCGACATGCAGCAGCTGGACCTGCGCACGGTGCGGCGGTCGGTGTCGGTCGTGCCGCAGGAGTCGGTGCTGTTCGAGGGCACCATCCGCGAGAACATCGCCTACGGCCTGCCCGATGTGAGCGACGAGCGCATCGAGCAGGCGCTGCGCGACGCCAACGCCTGGGAGTTCGTCAGCGCGCAGCCGCGTGGCTGGGACGCCGTCGTGGGCGAGCGCGGCGCGCGGCTGTCGGGCGGTCAGCGCCAGCGCCTGGCCATCGCCCGCGCGCTCGTGCGGGACCCGCGCATCCTGCTGCTCGACGAGGCCACCAGCGCGCTCGACCCGGAGTCCGAGGAGCTGGTCAAGGAGGCGCTCGGACGCCTCATGCGCGGCCGGACGACGCTCGTCGTCGCCCACCGGCTCTCGACCGTGCGCATGGCCGACCGCATCGTCGTGCTCGAGCAGGGCCGCATCGTCGAACAGGGGACGCACGACGACCTGCTCGCCGCCGACGGACGCTACGCCCGCCTGCACATGACCCAGACCGGGCTCGCCTGA
- a CDS encoding PmoA family protein produces MSLEIDHDDATAFTVRDGDVELLRYTYVPDSPQLESPKPYLHPLRTRSGRLMSLYRPWDHVWHKGIAWSLPVVGDENFWGGPTYVQGQSYVQLPNDGTQAHRRIERLDVDADGVVRFAHDLDWASEGGIHLFTERRAITARTLEGGAWALTVDTAMTNVTDAPIPIGSPTTRGRENAGYGGLFWRGPRSFTGGTLVTASGTGSGNDVRGQRHEWMAFVGRHDEVDAESLIVMVDAADNPQHPPQWFARSEEFACLNPAPFFSEELVVEPGETAAFRYGVGIADGGADDAAGLAGAVRDVIASGA; encoded by the coding sequence ATGAGCCTCGAGATCGACCACGACGACGCCACCGCCTTCACCGTCCGCGACGGCGATGTCGAGCTGCTGCGCTACACGTACGTGCCCGATTCGCCCCAGCTGGAGTCGCCCAAGCCCTACCTGCATCCGCTGCGCACCCGCTCGGGGCGGCTCATGAGCCTCTACCGCCCGTGGGACCACGTGTGGCACAAGGGCATCGCCTGGTCGCTCCCGGTCGTCGGCGACGAGAACTTCTGGGGCGGCCCCACCTACGTGCAGGGCCAGTCGTACGTGCAGCTGCCCAACGACGGCACGCAGGCGCATCGCCGCATCGAGCGGCTCGACGTCGACGCCGACGGCGTCGTGCGCTTCGCCCACGACCTGGACTGGGCGAGCGAGGGCGGCATCCACCTCTTCACCGAGCGGCGCGCGATCACCGCACGCACGCTCGAGGGCGGCGCCTGGGCGCTGACCGTCGACACCGCGATGACGAACGTGACCGACGCGCCCATCCCGATCGGCTCGCCCACCACCCGGGGGCGTGAGAACGCCGGGTACGGGGGTCTGTTCTGGCGCGGTCCGAGGTCGTTCACCGGCGGCACGCTCGTGACGGCTTCGGGCACCGGCTCCGGCAACGATGTGCGCGGCCAGCGGCACGAATGGATGGCGTTCGTCGGACGGCACGACGAGGTCGACGCGGAGTCGCTCATCGTGATGGTGGATGCCGCGGACAACCCGCAGCACCCGCCGCAGTGGTTCGCCCGTTCCGAGGAGTTCGCGTGCCTGAACCCCGCGCCCTTCTTCAGCGAGGAGCTGGTGGTGGAACCCGGTGAGACGGCGGCGTTCCGGTACGGCGTGGGCATCGCCGACGGCGGCGCGGACGATGCCGCCGGGCTCGCGGGAGCCGTTCGCGACGTGATCGCGAGCGGCGCATGA